One window of the Prinia subflava isolate CZ2003 ecotype Zambia chromosome 1, Cam_Psub_1.2, whole genome shotgun sequence genome contains the following:
- the NSMAF gene encoding protein FAN isoform X3 — MFSKDSKTIQRSVSFSNMALSSCLILPGDTTVISSSWDNYIYFYSIAFGRQQDVLMGHDDAVSKICWRDGRLFSASWDSTVKVWHCVPGETLSNKKHHFELLAELEHDVSVNTIDLNAANTILASGTKEGTISVWDITTATVLHQLPCHSGTVFHAAFSPDSRHLLSTGEDCCFKVIDVQTGMLISSVTAEEPQRCFKWDGNTILSGSQSGELLIWDLLGGKVIERIKGHTGAVMSMWMNEQCNSVITGGEDKQIVFWKLQY, encoded by the exons ATGTTTTCCAAAGACTCTAAAACCATCCAGAGAAGTGTGTCCTTTTCAAACATG gcTTTGTCATCTTGTCTAATCTTACCAGGAGATACCACTGTCATAAGTTCTTCATGGGACAATTATAT ATACTTTTATTCAATTGCATTTGGAAGACAGCAAGATGTCCTAATGGGCCATGATGATGCAGTCAGCAAGATCTGCTGGCGTGATGGGCGCTTATTTTCTGCATCTTGGGATTCCACTGTGAAG GTGTGGCACTGTGTTCCTGGAGAGACCTTGAGCAATAAAAAACACCACTTTGAACTGCTTGCAGAGTTAGAACATGATGTTAGT GTAAATACAATCGACCTTAATGCTGCAAATACCATCCTGGCATCTGGAACCAAAGAGGGCACCATTAGTGTTTGGGATATTACTACAGCAACAGTGCTGCACCAGTTGCCATGTCATTCTGGGACTGTGTTTCATGCTGCTTTTAGTCCTG ACAGCAGGCATCTACTGAGCACAGGGGAGGACTGTTGTTTTAAAGTAATAGATGTACAAACTGGAATGCTCATATCATCTGTGACCGCTGAAGAGCCGCAGAG GTGCTTCAAATGGGATGGAAACACCATCTTATCAGGATCTCAATCTGGTGAATTACTGATTTGGGACCTTCTTGGAGGAAAAGTTATTGAAAGAATCAAAGGGCATACAG GTGCTGTAATGTCCATGTGGATGAATGAACAGTGCAACAGTGTTATTACAGGAGGGGAAGACAAACAAATCGTGTTCTGGAAACTGCAATACTAA